The following are encoded together in the Onychostoma macrolepis isolate SWU-2019 chromosome 03, ASM1243209v1, whole genome shotgun sequence genome:
- the LOC131537224 gene encoding C-type lectin domain family 4 member E-like isoform X2, with protein MSDDIYDDAFGTETERMEMIVDIYESVDHVRDHDFRTKIHQPLQRTDGQIYQSSFYFVSSESKSWTESRRFCTERGADLTIINNREEQEFIKKISGGAGVWIGVTDSDVEGRWKWVDDTLTSGFSFWGIGEPNGGRRENCVASYPTGWYDYPCSDAFKWICEKIFKK; from the exons ATGTCTGATGATATTTATGATGATGCCTTCGGGACAGAGACTGAGAGAATGGAGATGATAGTGGATATCTATGAGAGTGTAGATCATGTGAGAGATCATGACTTCAGGACAAAGATACACCAACCACTTCAGCGTACAG ATGGACAGATCTATCAGTCCAGTTTTTACTTTGTTTCCTCGGAGAGCAAGAGCTGGACTGAGAGCAGAAGATTCTGTACAGAGAGAGGAGCAGATCTGACCATCATAAACAATAGAGAGGAACAA GAGTTCATTAAAAAGATTTCTGGTGGTGCTGGAGTTTGGATTGGTGTGACTGACAGTGATGTGGAGGGCAGATGGAAATGGGTTGATGACACACTGACCTCTGG TTTCAGCTTTTGGGGGATCGGAGAGCCAAATGGGGGAAGACGAGAGAACTGTGTTGCCTCTTATCCAACAGGGTGGTATGATTATCCATGTAGCGATGCTTTTAAATGGATCTGTgagaaaatttttaaaaaatga
- the LOC131537224 gene encoding CD209 antigen-like protein C isoform X1 has translation MSDDIYDDAFGTETERMEMIVDIYESVDHVRDHDFRTKIHQPLQRTGSDSERIRRYRAVVVCFVLLCVLLLTAVIVLCVYIHTNNTEKTNQLLTKMNNFTEERVQLLNMITSLAEEREQLLNKNMNLTNEKYGLLTKNNNLAKERDQSNLEKSEMFKSLCEMDGQIYQSSFYFVSSESKSWTESRRFCTERGADLTIINNREEQEFIKKISGGAGVWIGVTDSDVEGRWKWVDDTLTSGFSFWGIGEPNGGRRENCVASYPTGWYDYPCSDAFKWICEKIFKK, from the exons ATGTCTGATGATATTTATGATGATGCCTTCGGGACAGAGACTGAGAGAATGGAGATGATAGTGGATATCTATGAGAGTGTAGATCATGTGAGAGATCATGACTTCAGGACAAAGATACACCAACCACTTCAGCGTACAG GAAGTGATTCAGAGAGGATCAGAAGATACAGAGCGGTTGTAGTGTGTTTTGTTCTGCTGTGTGTTCTTCTGCTGACTGCAGTCATAGTGCTGTGTGTCTACATCCATACAAACAACACAGAAAAGACAAACCAGCTACTAACCAAGATGAACAACTTTACAGAAGAAAGAGTCCAGCTACTAAACATGATTACTAGCCTGGCAGAAGAGAGAGAGCAGCTACTAAACAAGAACATGAACCtgacaaatgaaaaatatggaTTACTAACCAAGAACAACAACCTGGCTAAAGAAAGAGACCAGTCCAATCTGGAGAAAAGTGAAATGTTTAAAAGTCTTTGTGAAATGG ATGGACAGATCTATCAGTCCAGTTTTTACTTTGTTTCCTCGGAGAGCAAGAGCTGGACTGAGAGCAGAAGATTCTGTACAGAGAGAGGAGCAGATCTGACCATCATAAACAATAGAGAGGAACAA GAGTTCATTAAAAAGATTTCTGGTGGTGCTGGAGTTTGGATTGGTGTGACTGACAGTGATGTGGAGGGCAGATGGAAATGGGTTGATGACACACTGACCTCTGG TTTCAGCTTTTGGGGGATCGGAGAGCCAAATGGGGGAAGACGAGAGAACTGTGTTGCCTCTTATCCAACAGGGTGGTATGATTATCCATGTAGCGATGCTTTTAAATGGATCTGTgagaaaatttttaaaaaatga
- the LOC131534627 gene encoding CD209 antigen-like yields the protein MTVRDGAAVGQCSDNTKWVTYKRNSYYVSSEWKNWVDSRRDCLQRGADLIIINNKEEQEFITKVISGNIVWIGLTDSDNEGVWKWVDGSALTTGIWSYWGPNEPNSRVGDEDCVVSHDDWADYPCNYTFVWICERN from the exons atgacgGTGAGGGACGGTGCCGCAGTGG GTCAGTGCTCGGACAACACTAAATGGGTAACGTACAAGCGCAATTCTTACTACGTTTCCTCTGAGTGGAAGAACTGGGTTGACAGCAGACGAGACTGTTTGCAGAGAGGAGCAGATCTgatcatcataaacaacaaagagGAACAA GAATTTATTACAAAAGTTATTAGTGGAAACATTGTGTGGATTGGTCTGACTGACAGTGATAATGAGGGGGTCTGGAAGTGGGTTGATGGCAGCGCACTGACCACTGG GATCTGGAGTTACTGGGGGCCCAATGAGCCCAATAGCAGAGTTGGAGATGAGGACTGTGTTGTATCTCACGATGACTGGGCTGATTATCcatgtaattacacatttgtatggatttgtgagaggaattaA